The window GGAATCGAAATGTTTTTTAGATTGTAAGCATCGATTAACACAAAATCAGGAGAAACGGTGAGGTTTTTAACCGCTCTTTCCATCGCAAGGAGGTTAGCTTTATGGATGTTTATTTCATCGATTTCAATGTTGTCAGAGATCCCAATTCCAATGTCATAAGCGTGTTCGAGTATTTTTTCAAAAATTATTTTTCTTTTCAGAGGGGAGAGCTGCTTAGAATCCCTTATACCCTCAATGTTCTTTTTGTTTAAAATTACAGCAGCTGCGACAACAGGACCGAATATCGCTCCCCTTCCAGCCTCATCCACGCCTGCGATTGTTTTGTAGCCTGATTTTTCTAAGTTTTTTTCTAAAGGCAGAAAATCTATGAGATTTCCTCCTTTAATCTTGCTGATTTTCCCCTTAATTTTCTTAAATAGTAAAGTTTGGCTCTTCTAACCCTGGCTCTCTTTACCACTTCGATTTTCTTTATGATGTTTGAGTAGATCGGGAAAATCCTTTCAACTCCGACTCCAAAAGAGATTTTTCTGACTGTTATCGTTTTCCCCGTGCCTTTACCCCTGATAGCTATTACAACGCCTTGGAAAACCTGGAGTCTTTCTTTTTCCCCTTCTTTTACTTTTATCGAAACTTTTATCGTATTTCCTGGCTGGAATGGAGGAAATTCTTTTTCTACAAAATCTTTTTCAATGAGATTAATTGGATCTATTTTTTCCATTTTATTCCTCTTCGATTAATTTTAATATTTTTTTCTCATGGTTGGAAAGTTTTATTTTTTTAAAAAGTTCAGGTCTTTTTTTTAATGTATTCTCAAGGGATTTTTTTAATCTCCATTCAGAGATTTTTTTATGATTCCCTGATGTTAAAACTTCCGGGACTTTCCATCCTTTGAACTCTCTGGGTGTTGTATATTGTGGATAATCTAAAAGACCTTTGTGAAAAGAATCTGAATTTACTGACCTCTGTCTGCCTACCACACCTGGGATAAGCCTTGACACAGCTTCAATGAAGACCATGGCAGGTATTTCGCCCCCGGAGAGAACATAATCTCCAACCGATACATCTTCATCAATAAGATATTCTCTCACTCTTTCATCTACACCCTCATATCTTCCGCATAGTAAGATAATCTGATCATAGCCTGAATATCTCACTGCTTCCAAATGGTTAAGTAGATTTCCCTGGGGAGAAAGAAGAATCTTTATGCTTTTTTCTTTCCTTGGTATTGAATTAAGGGCATTGTAAATTGGTTCTAACATAAGAATCTGTCCTCTTTTTCCTCCGTAAGGCTTATCATCAACTTTTTTATGCTTATCCATTGAGAAATCTCTCAGATTGTGAAGCTCAATCTCTATTATGCCTTTCTTTATAGCTTTTCCAATGATTCCATGCTTAAGAAATCCATTAAAAAGAGATGGGAAAATAGTGATTACATCAAATTTCATTTAGCTGGGTTAAACCTTCTGGGGGATCTATTTCTATTCTTTTATTTTCTAAATCTACTGAAATACAGATTTCTTTTACAAAGGGAATCATCATTTCATTATAATCAGAGATTAACCAGAAGTAATCATTCTGTTCAGCTATGTCTTTCACTTTTCCCAGAAATTTATTGTCCTTTGAATAAATAGAACATCCTCTCAATTCAAAAACATAA of the Acidobacteriota bacterium genome contains:
- the rplS gene encoding 50S ribosomal protein L19 — its product is MEKIDPINLIEKDFVEKEFPPFQPGNTIKVSIKVKEGEKERLQVFQGVVIAIRGKGTGKTITVRKISFGVGVERIFPIYSNIIKKIEVVKRARVRRAKLYYLRKLRGKSARLKEEIS
- the trmD gene encoding tRNA (guanosine(37)-N1)-methyltransferase TrmD; this encodes MKFDVITIFPSLFNGFLKHGIIGKAIKKGIIEIELHNLRDFSMDKHKKVDDKPYGGKRGQILMLEPIYNALNSIPRKEKSIKILLSPQGNLLNHLEAVRYSGYDQIILLCGRYEGVDERVREYLIDEDVSVGDYVLSGGEIPAMVFIEAVSRLIPGVVGRQRSVNSDSFHKGLLDYPQYTTPREFKGWKVPEVLTSGNHKKISEWRLKKSLENTLKKRPELFKKIKLSNHEKKILKLIEEE
- a CDS encoding ribonuclease HII; amino-acid sequence: MKGKISKIKGGNLIDFLPLEKNLEKSGYKTIAGVDEAGRGAIFGPVVAAAVILNKKNIEGIRDSKQLSPLKRKIIFEKILEHAYDIGIGISDNIEIDEINIHKANLLAMERAVKNLTVSPDFVLIDAYNLKNISIPQKSIIKGDSKVYSIAAASIVAKVIRDEMMKKFSEYFPFLNLEKNKGYATKFHTEIIKNICPTLFHRFSFKGVKTN